A window of the Lactuca sativa cultivar Salinas chromosome 5, Lsat_Salinas_v11, whole genome shotgun sequence genome harbors these coding sequences:
- the LOC111883580 gene encoding uncharacterized protein LOC111883580 isoform X2, with the protein MGRGGLLGGAIPGMNTGVAGGIGGSFGPGVGIPGGGLGGPGGGSGGLGQGFGGGGVFGGGGSNGGQGFGSGGVAGSSGGIGGDQGFGGGGLGRSIGLGGGIGTGNTGLGNAGIGAGIGAGIGGGGLGGIGSGGVGGGGMDGQP; encoded by the coding sequence ATGGGTCGTGGTGGCCTTCTAGGAGGAGCAATTCCTGGGATGAATACGGGTGTCGCCGGTGGAATCGGTGGTAGTTTCGGACCTGGTGTTGGAATTCCGGGAGGCGGACTTGGTGGCCCCGGCGGCGGATCCGGGGGTCTTGGTCAAGGATTTGGTGGCGGTGGAGTGTTTGGAGGTGGTGGGTCGAATGGTGGTCAGGGTTTCGGAAGTGGAGGTGTAGCTGGTAGCAGTGGTGGTATAGGCGGAGATCAAGGTTTTGGTGGTGGTGGGCTTGGCCGGAGCATTGGACTTGGTGGTGGAATTGGAACAGGTAACACCGGATTGGGTAACGCGGGAATTGGTGCGGGGATTGGCGCCGGTATTGGTGGCGGTGGTCTAGGTGGGATTGGCAGCGGTGGTGTTGGTGGAGGAGGTATGGATGGGCAGCCGTAA
- the LOC111883580 gene encoding uncharacterized protein LOC111883580 isoform X1, translating to MLKVSTRKLALIPATEVEENALSGSFGIGAGANMGRGGLLGGAIPGMNTGVAGGIGGSFGPGVGIPGGGLGGPGGGSGGLGQGFGGGGVFGGGGSNGGQGFGSGGVAGSSGGIGGDQGFGGGGLGRSIGLGGGIGTGNTGLGNAGIGAGIGAGIGGGGLGGIGSGGVGGGGMDGQP from the exons ATGCTCAAAG TCTCAACCAGGAAGCTAGCGTTGATTCCAGCAACGGAGGTGGAAGAAAATGCTTTATCTGGAAGCTTTGGTATCGGAGCTGGAGCCAACATGGGTCGTGGTGGCCTTCTAGGAGGAGCAATTCCTGGGATGAATACGGGTGTCGCCGGTGGAATCGGTGGTAGTTTCGGACCTGGTGTTGGAATTCCGGGAGGCGGACTTGGTGGCCCCGGCGGCGGATCCGGGGGTCTTGGTCAAGGATTTGGTGGCGGTGGAGTGTTTGGAGGTGGTGGGTCGAATGGTGGTCAGGGTTTCGGAAGTGGAGGTGTAGCTGGTAGCAGTGGTGGTATAGGCGGAGATCAAGGTTTTGGTGGTGGTGGGCTTGGCCGGAGCATTGGACTTGGTGGTGGAATTGGAACAGGTAACACCGGATTGGGTAACGCGGGAATTGGTGCGGGGATTGGCGCCGGTATTGGTGGCGGTGGTCTAGGTGGGATTGGCAGCGGTGGTGTTGGTGGAGGAGGTATGGATGGGCAGCCGTAA